The sequence aacatttcttttcttcatttaaaaaaaaacgatcaatcatagttacgtgaaacgttatgtgaatattttccaccctacttttttataacatatttaataagatacactgccttagctctaagatgttgcggtcagaccctactttccacgtaggttttaatggactgccattttaaagctgtttaatgcacaatccagtaaaaattatttgattaatatataaaatgtagtgtagtactcatatcacattcagatgccagaaaattgttattttaaatattggttggagattttcaaaatttacatataaatcattaggattctaaccataaaaacatgaacatttatttcagaaaatctgcatagaagttcttcttattcttcacttctggatggtgtcacctcacttgaaatgacaccgattgatggcacagcaagttgagctatattgccagttcgatgtcaacatttcataagggcacataaaccaatgagagtttctctttgtttactttctcttttgtgaatatctccttaattttcacgtgtacctacaaagtgttcgtgtagaatgaaagataatatctccatgtttccaacattaccaaatatgtaacgaatttttgtataataacgcagatatagtcgaaagagaaagtaaacaaagaaaatctgtcaattgtttttaggcccttttgaaatgttgacgtcgagttaatttacgtttcttttcactgaaaatctcgatgcgtgacagtcgcaaaagtacgggtgaaaatcttttcacgcgaaatgctcaaattttcaccgtgttcactcgttgagggttccaagggaggtggaacagaagttcaatggctgtaaaaaccaccagctcccgttaacatcgttggtgtgggtttgtgaggcttacaaaacgggcatatttgacagattaatttaaatcaaaatcataattcattttgcattgtagtaaaaaaaaatgtaaccaaaaaaaatttctcacaaatgttcaaactacttacacttgaaggactcacagttcaccattttcaaaattgaatttttcacactgggaatacacgtgaattatttgatgtttggtcaattcacgtaaacgaaccgatgatactctattaattttaggggatgttcgtgatttttcaagtgattctaatgtgaatttttatttgtgtgtcaagataataagcacgcttacttgtggttctaaagaattggatcaaaagtcgcactgtttcgtaaaaaccatacctacccaaaattggatacaatgggtattacgacattttggataaatgtgcttctcgaaaaatttgagtagatattactcctatttgttgacatttgtaaatgagtataaagtaccaaagacattggaaatctattcatgcttcacagtgtatttatatgtttaaataaaaacaagcattttaatgtattttactgacaaactagagcctgatacgctctatctagctcgctatctaaaacactattttttccatcctgaattttggtaaactttttactactcattcgggtcgggtacgggtacaggtaatttttaatcgggtacgggtcgggtacgggtaattttttttattttttatcgggtacgggtcgggtacgggtaatttttttttattattgatcgggtacgggtcgggtacgggtaattttttaaatttttaatcgggtacgggtaattttttttgctgatcactcgggtacgggtcgggttcgggtataagaatttctatacccgaccatctctagttagAACGACAATCAAtccaaacaaactcaaaatttcTATAGAATATAAATTAAGGGCTAAGTTTATGATGTTAATAATTTCTGTTTCTTGAATTTGGTTCCAGTGTTCTTGgcttaccatttttttttcaattttacttGACATTTGAAAGCTTGCAGTGAATCGAATGTGTTTCGAAGGATTGTAAATCAGAAATATGGGAGTATTTTGTGTTGTTGTTTCCATTAAATTGGTCAACGAGCGAGATATGACATAAGTTGAAATAAGATAgtcctttttatttgaatctatagTTTTTATTGATCGTTTTGATGATTCACTAAAGTTTGTTTTTACTTTCGCCTGCAACTAAGAGTTATTCTTAAAGAATGCATCAAAACTGAGCGTTTTAATTGAAGTCTTAAATTAGATGACAtaattagaaaataaacaaacggTAGCTAAAATTGGTTACTTCTACTTAGTACTAGGAAACTAAAGGTAAAGTGCAGAAGCGATTCAAGGCAAACAGCAAAGATAACTAAAAACCTAATTTTCATTTGTAACGTGGTCCTTCTGCTTTTAGATCCTGTATTGATAAATGCATtgatttgttttctttgtaAGTATAGTTTATAAGCTTCTCAAGGTAAAATAGACGACCATGATATCGGAATCTACGCTGCGAGGTGAAGCAGTGCCAATGTGACCTGCTAACTATAACCTTGTTGCGAAAATGTGGAGTACTGTGGGCCTGCGTTGGGATATATTACGTAAGCAGCTCCCATGGAGCGCTAATTCACTATCTAGTAATTTACAAATGATTGTATAGAAAGGATTCAGGAAATCATGATTTTACAAATAGTTTTAAAGCAACCTGTTTGGATTTTGAGTTGTTTCACAATGCACtaaatttgatgaaattttaTCCAAACTGTGATAAAAAAAAGCCGCCCAGTGAAAATACTCTTCTGAAATAATTAGATTACTATGCAATGAAATATTCGGAATATTTCAAACATTTCGCTTAATTGTTAATTATCAGATAATAATAGATGATGATAGTGCTTTTGTATCCATGCATAGCGCAATCATTCTTATCTGCAGTCTAGATATCATCTTACTGCTGCTGCAACATTAATAGGGAGTCTCATCAACAGCAGTCCGTACATCGAAATCTACAAACCGAGCTTATCCGAGGTTGTACTCGATAAAACTCGATTCACTTTTCATGTGTTTACCGATAAATTCTAATCGACGAAAAGTTCTTTGAGATCATGTTCGTAAGCAGCAATCAGTAACATGATGCCAAACCCGGCACTCATGCCGAGAAACTGTAGTAGGAAATCGTATGTCTTGCAGCGATCCTCGGCACCGTGAGAAGATGTTAGCTCTGGGATCTACAAAAGAAAATGATGTCaaacgttttcaaaaaaaaaaatgcctgAGAAGTCTCGTTAATGACTTACCATATCCACCAGAGCAATGTAAAGGAACAATCCTGCCGCCACGGAGAACACCCATGCGGAAGCCTCCGGCTGATGTCCAATGACAATCCCGATCAACATTCCGATAAAACTCAGAATTGACGATAGCAGATTGTAGTAAACGGCATCCCGGGCGGACATACCTGCCTTGAGCAAAACTGCAAAATCGCCCAGCTCATGTGGCAACTCATGGCAAAACACCGCAATGGCGGTGGAAAACCCACCGGCAATGTTATTGGCGAAGGCAGCCCCGATAGTCATTCCGTCGGTGAAATTATGCAAACCATCGCCCATGATGACCATCCAGGCGACTGCCGATAGTGATTCCGGTGGCGAATGCACGTGTCCATGGGTATGCGAATGACCGTGATGTTTGTTTTCGTGCTCGCGGagaataatggtgtaattttccGGCCGCATCTTAGCTTTATGGTTTGCCTGTTCGCTCTCGATTGACGCATCGTCCAGATTAGTTGAGACTGTATTGTTATCCTGATTACCTAGATCTTCCTTCCCATTGCTCTGATGGAGGGAAACGTACTCGCCCGTATGATCTCCATGTTCACCGTGGTTCGCACATTTGGCCGAAGTGTTGTTGTGGTTATTATGATGATTCGCCACAGGATTGTGCTCGTGATGATCATCTTTAGTGTCCATTGCGATTTCGTCGTAACAATAGGGATAGGAACTGTACTTATGCTTACACTGTTTCTCCGTGCCGATGGCATTATGCAACGAAGCTGCATCGTTGTCGCGAATCACGCGAACTCTAGACGATGGTTTATTGTTCTTAGCCTCCCGTTTGTACCATTCGGCCACGACCGTTAGGAAACGTTCCATGAAATAGAAAAACACGATCCCCGCCACAGCTGCCAATCCTTTGTACATCATCTCGTCGTGCTCATTACCCACCATAGTTTGAGTCATCATCGCATGCGGAAGCAGATGTAACAGACCATCTCCGCACAGGGTACCAATAGCAAGTGCTACTAGAAATTGTAGAGCGTGCTGATAGAAATGTTTATCCATACAAGGTATCACCGCTACACCCAACAAACCGCATAAACTTACGCCCAGTACCGCTAGTGTTGAATAGATCCATACGGACAGCTCAATCGAATCTTCACCGTGCGTGTGATCGCCTTGATGTTGAATTGACGTCACGGACGATCCTGCCACCAGCGTGCTCCACTGAGGGACACTACTGGGATCAATGCAACCGGCTCGTTCCCGGGATGTCTTCGACGAGAGTTGGGCCAGCAAAATTGGACAGATGTTAAACAGATCATCTCGGTCTAACCGAATAGATGCTTTCAATCGGTCCAGTTCGCTTGTAATGCTTTTATTACTACTATTACTACTGTTAGTACTACTGGTACTGATACTGCTACTgctgctactactactactgctactactactgctgctgctgctgttgttgttggtaCTGCTTATATTAGTCTTATTGGCCGTTTTATCACTAGAGTTAGAGCTACTGctattgctgctgctgttgattTTTAAGTTATCACTGCTAATACTCCCTTCAGCTGCATGGTTGTGTGTCTGGGAGAGGTTGGTTATTTGTGTTTTAGGAGCTGTGATTTGTTGCAGGAAATTGACACTGTTGATACACtacaaagaaagaaaaaaaaacacggaaaattatcaattgcaaAGATTTGAAAATACGTACAGAATGATCGTTTTGTGATCTAGGAGATATGGAGTTTTGATTGTTCTGAAC comes from Malaya genurostris strain Urasoe2022 chromosome 3, Malgen_1.1, whole genome shotgun sequence and encodes:
- the LOC131435170 gene encoding zinc transporter foi, with translation MARHIMAVCVVCLLCADHLPCKQHDDEQFPGRISSVPSVNSVLRRELDFRRSDGVHTTVHEKARLVKRYTHGNGHHKHHDHNHNEDDDDDDEMLHNHAAKEKLDDFMQRIFAEFGDPHSMTMDVHGFENMMKRLNMYRLMTDEMTSSTPISRVGTTDADGDEEMCINSVNFLQQITAPKTQITNLSQTHNHAAEGSISSDNLKINSSSNSSSSNSSDKTANKTNISSTNNNSSSSSSSSSSSSSSSSSISTSSTNSSNSSNKSITSELDRLKASIRLDRDDLFNICPILLAQLSSKTSRERAGCIDPSSVPQWSTLVAGSSVTSIQHQGDHTHGEDSIELSVWIYSTLAVLGVSLCGLLGVAVIPCMDKHFYQHALQFLVALAIGTLCGDGLLHLLPHAMMTQTMVGNEHDEMMYKGLAAVAGIVFFYFMERFLTVVAEWYKREAKNNKPSSRVRVIRDNDAASLHNAIGTEKQCKHKYSSYPYCYDEIAMDTKDDHHEHNPVANHHNNHNNTSAKCANHGEHGDHTGEYVSLHQSNGKEDLGNQDNNTVSTNLDDASIESEQANHKAKMRPENYTIILREHENKHHGHSHTHGHVHSPPESLSAVAWMVIMGDGLHNFTDGMTIGAAFANNIAGGFSTAIAVFCHELPHELGDFAVLLKAGMSARDAVYYNLLSSILSFIGMLIGIVIGHQPEASAWVFSVAAGLFLYIALVDMIPELTSSHGAEDRCKTYDFLLQFLGMSAGFGIMLLIAAYEHDLKELFVD